In Litoribrevibacter albus, a single window of DNA contains:
- a CDS encoding AAA family ATPase, whose protein sequence is MINAFSVSNYRSLKDIVSPLSGLNVVTGPNGCGKSNLYKALRLLSETARGNLISSIAQEGGLDYTFWAGPETFSKSMKDGSQPIQGSASKKQPRLRLGFSGENFGYSISLGMPPPQGFAGYQDPSMFQFDPEIKRECIWAGNAYRPSSCLVDRNGPIVKVRSGRKWEVYDTRLNTYESILSEITDPVLAPEIYEVRQTIRNWRFYDSFRTDADSIIRTPQIGTRTTVLDQDGHSLVAALRTIHEIGDRDAMYESIEDAFPGATIGFESDAGNRFSLKFIQHGLLRPLNQAELSDGTLRYLLLVAALLTPRPPSLLVLNEPETSLHPDLLPALGRLIIRAAEQTQVWVVSHAPRLIASLEANSECNSIALNKDLGETFIVDQGLLDAPAWHWQD, encoded by the coding sequence ATGATCAACGCCTTTTCAGTATCTAACTACCGCTCCCTTAAGGACATCGTTTCACCGTTATCCGGGTTGAATGTCGTGACCGGCCCCAATGGCTGCGGTAAATCCAACCTCTACAAAGCACTGCGCTTATTGTCGGAAACGGCTAGGGGGAATTTGATCTCTTCCATTGCACAGGAAGGCGGGCTTGATTACACCTTTTGGGCGGGGCCTGAAACCTTCAGCAAATCCATGAAGGATGGTTCTCAGCCCATTCAAGGCAGTGCCAGTAAGAAGCAACCTAGATTACGATTAGGATTTTCCGGCGAGAATTTCGGTTACTCTATTTCTCTAGGTATGCCACCACCTCAAGGGTTTGCCGGGTATCAAGATCCGTCCATGTTTCAGTTCGACCCCGAGATCAAACGCGAATGCATCTGGGCAGGAAACGCCTATCGCCCCAGCTCTTGTCTGGTCGACCGAAACGGGCCCATCGTCAAAGTGCGTTCTGGCCGAAAATGGGAAGTGTATGACACTCGCCTCAATACTTATGAGAGCATCTTGAGTGAAATAACTGACCCGGTGTTAGCGCCTGAAATTTATGAAGTAAGGCAAACGATCCGAAATTGGCGATTCTACGATTCCTTCAGAACAGACGCAGACTCCATCATCAGAACACCGCAAATTGGCACACGAACCACCGTTCTTGATCAGGACGGCCACAGCTTGGTGGCTGCACTTAGAACCATCCATGAAATTGGCGATCGGGATGCCATGTATGAATCCATAGAAGATGCCTTTCCCGGCGCCACCATTGGCTTTGAATCGGATGCAGGGAATCGCTTCTCACTGAAGTTCATTCAGCACGGATTATTACGACCACTCAACCAAGCAGAACTGTCTGACGGAACGCTTCGCTACTTGCTGTTGGTCGCGGCCTTACTCACCCCCAGACCACCTTCACTGTTAGTGTTAAACGAGCCGGAAACCAGCCTGCACCCTGACTTACTCCCGGCGTTGGGGCGCTTAATCATTCGTGCTGCAGAACAAACCCAAGTGTGGGTGGTGTCGCATGCTCCGCGCTTAATCGCAAGCCTGGAAGCGAACAGTGAATGTAACTCCATAGCCTTAAACAAAGACCTAGGAGAAACCTTTATTGTGGATCAGGGATTGTTGGATGCGCCGGCTTGG